The genome window TTGTTTCGATAAGTTTTTCATTAAGGTAGCGTGTAAACTCATCTCTGGTAAAAGGCAGATTCTCCTTTAATGACACTATGTAACTGAACCATGCAGGGTCTGATCCGGGAGTTGCCACAGGCAGAATAAAGAACTCAGGGTATTTGCCGAAGATTTTATTATACCTGCTAAAGTTTTGCTTTCTTTTTTCGCAAAACTCCGGCAGTTTGTCTACCTGTGCCGCACCTATTGCGGCCTGCATGTCGGTCATCTTTAAGTTGTAACCTATTTCCGAGTACACATATTTGTGGTCATAACCATAAGGAAGAGTTCCAAAACTCTGAGAAAACCGTTTACCGCAGGTATTATTTTCCCCTCCAGCGCAATAACAATCCCTACCCCAATCTCTGAAAGATTTAATTATTTTTGCCAATTGTTCATCATTTGTACAGACAGCCCCTCCCTCACCTGTTGTAATATGGTGAGCCGGATAAAATGAAATGGTTGAAATATGCCCAAATGTACCGGTAAATTTTCCCTGATATTTGCTTCCGAATGAGTCGCAGTTATCTTCAATGACCCAGAGATCATGTTCCCGGGCTAATTTCATTACTGCATCAAGGTTAAACGGATTGCCTAATGTGTGGGCAAGAAAAATGCATCTGGCTTTCGACGAGATAGCTTTTTTCATCATTTCAACATCAATGTTGTAGGTTGGTATATCAACATCTACAAAAACCGGTATTAAACCATACTGTATAATAGGAGTTACAGTAGCAGGAAAACCGGCCGATACTGAGATTACTTCATCTCCTGGCTTCAGTCTTTTCTCACCTAACTTCTCAGATGTAAGTGCAGAGAAAGCCAGCAAATTTGCCGAGGAACCAGAGTTGGTTAAAATTACATCCGCTACTCCGAGAAAGTCTGCTATTTTCCCTGCAAACTCTTCCGAAAACCGCCCCTCCGTCAGCCAGAAGTCCAGTGAAGAATCAACAAGATTAACTAATTCTTTCTCATCAAATACACGACCTGCATAATTAACCCTGGAGATTCCTTCAAGAAAGGGAATATCATTAAATTTTACTTCATAATATTTTTTTGTTAGTTCCAGTATTTGATTGCGTAATTGTTTATGATCCATTTTACTTTCTTGTGAAATTATAAATACGATATATTTTGATTTCTGCCAAGTTCACAATATCGCTGAATCTGGCTCTTCCTGCACTCATAAGAAGAACCGGTCGGAGTATATCCTTCAACTGTGAATTTTACTGTCTGAGCAAAATCAAGGACAGGGCTCCATTGTAAATATGTCCGCGCTTTGGAAATATCAAGCTGCAGCAACGAAGCTTCATGAAGTTTTTGCCCTTCTTCTGCCTGATATGTCCCTTTACCTGTCAACTCAATCATTTTTTGTACTATATCTTCAACAGATTTGTTTGCTGCACTTACAGGCCCAAAATTCCAACCGCCTGAATATTTCTTACCTTCAACGAATAGTTTTGAGCCAAGAAGCAAATATCCGCTTAGCGGTTCAAGTACATGCTGCCAGGGACGTGTAGCTTTTGGATAGCGGAGCAATAATTGCTGACCTGAGTTTATTGCCCTGAAAAAATCAGGAACTATTCTGTTATCAGCCCAGTCACCGCCGCCAATTACATTACCTGCACGGGCAGATGCAACATTGCAAGCTACATCCCCTGAAAAGAATGATGATATATATGAAGCAGTTATTAATTCTGAACATCCCTTGGATGCACTGTAAGGGTCTTTTCCGCCCATCGGGTCATTTTCCCTGTAACCCCAAATCCACTCACTATTATGATAACATTTATCACTAGTCACATTAATTGCAGTTTTTACAGACTTTGTTGACCGAACTGCCTCCAAAAAATTGACCGTTCCCATCAGGTTGGTCTCAAAAGTATACTTTGGATCGTTATATGAATCCAAAACAAGCGGCTGAGCAGCTAAGTGAAAAGCAATATCCGGCTCAACAGCTTCAAAGCATGTGAGAAGAGATTCGAAATCCCGAACATCACCATCCTGATGACTAATATACTTTTCAAGCCCGGTTACAACAAAATTATCTTCAGGACGCTGAGGAGGCAACGCATACCCGATTACTTCTGCACCAAGCTCTTTCAGCCATAAAGCAAGCCAGCTGCCCTTAAAGCCCGTATCTCCGGTTATAAGTACCTTTTTTCCGTTATATACACCTGAAAAGGAATTCTTTATTTCCAAAGTTTCCAAGGGGCCTTTCCGGAGTTCCAAAGTTTTTCAAGATCAATTTTGTCAGATAATTTATCCATCGGCATCCAAAATCCATTGTGGTGAAACGCCCTTAGTTCACCATTTTTTGCAAGATTTTGTAATGGCTCTTTCTCAAATACAGTGGAATCCCCCGACAAATAATCAAACACACCTTGTCTCAAGATGAAGAACCCGGCATTTACCCAAGAACCATCCCCCGAAGGCTTTTCATGAAACGACGATACCATCTGATTATCTTCAATATGCAATGCCCCAAATCTGCCGGTGGGTTGAGCAGCCGTAACGGTGGCCAGTTGATTATGAGAACCATGGAATTTTATCAGATTAGTGATATCAATGTCAGCAAGACCATCGCCGTAAGTCAGCAAAAATTCTTCTTCATGGATATAGTCTTTTACCCGCAGCAGTCTGCCTCCGGTCATAGTTCCTTCTCCGGTATCAACAAGGGTCACTTTCCATGGCTCTGCAGAATTGTTATGGATCTCCATTGAATTATTTGAAAGATCAAAGGTCACATCTGACTGATGCAGAAAATAATTCGCAAAGTATTCTTTAATAACATAGCCCTTATAACCAAGACAGATAATAAATTCGTTAAATCCAAATGAGGAATATATCTTCATAATATGCCAAAGAATTGGCCTACCGCCAATTTCAACCATTGGTTTGGGTTTTATAGATGTCTCTTCACTAAGGCGAGTACCGTAACCGCCTGCTAAAATCACGACTTTCTTCATAAACCTAAGAATTATGGGAGATTCAAGTTATTAATAATTTTTTTATTTCGAATTCCGAATAACTTTTGCTACAAGTCTTGAGTAAATCTCTGCACCTCGTCTATTCAAATGAAAAGGATCAGCAAAATATTCCGGATGGTTTAAAAACAAACTATCACTCTGAAAATCAAATACCTTGATCCCCTTTTCACGGCGCAGTTTTTCTTTTATGCCTGAATATAAATTCTTTCCCGAATCAAGCGCATAGTGAGGGGAAATAAAAACAAAAAGCTCTATACCCGCGTTTTTGCAAATGTCAACAAATTCATATAGTGAACTAACTTTTTTAAAATCAAATTCCTCTTGGAATAATCCGGCAACCGACCGTTTTTTGTTCCACACGCGATCAATCGGGAGGTGTCCCTTAATGTCATTTTCGAAGGGAAAAAAGTTGTTTCTGAGAGCAGTATATTGCAACGAATTAAAAGGATAGATCCAGGAAAGGAGTTTAATACTTTCTGAATAACCTCTTAACATCACTGTGTTTTTGGCTGATTCTGATTTATCTGCAAAAGGCAAAAGAACTCCCAATTTTTCAGTATCCCATTGAGAGGGTGTTTTCTGAAAATCGATATACATCAGTTCAAGTATGGCTACTTTTGGGGTATATCTTTCCAAAACTGTTTGCAGAAGAGCTTTATGAAAATAAATATTTTGTCCACCCGACCCCACATTATAAGTAGTTTGGCTAAGTAAATCTTCAAATATTTTTGGGTTGTAATGGTGTAGTGCTCTTGAAGATCCAAAAATGAGGATCTCTTCATTAGTATGCAGAACTGATTTAATTAAACGATCATTTGCCCTGCTGCTTTCAGAAAAGAATGAATATTCGTATATTTTCCCAATAGTGATGTCTAATAGTATCGTAAAGACTGCAAGATAGATGAGGTATTTTTTCGATTTATTTTCTCTCATGATCAGAACTGGAAATAAATGAATTGACTGCCATCAAAAACTCCAAAGGACAAAATGATCACAACCAAAACTGCTGAGAAAAAGGCTGACAATACCGGTCTTTCACTTTCAAACAACTTAATGCGATCTGCATAGTATTCTTCCCTGATTTCTTTTACGATAAGAATCACCAGTCCAAAAACACCATATAGATACGTTGTAATACTTTCCTTAAATGGCATTCCCGGCTCAGTGAATATTTTAACAATCACATTCACAGCGTCTCCCACATTATTCGCCCGAAAGAATATCCATGCCAGAAGCACCAAAAAAAAGTTCGAGATTATGAGAAAGAATGTGGTAAATTTACCCCGGTTATTTTTAGGACTGCCTATACTCAGTGCCCTCTGCAGAGCATTATAAATACCATGAAGACTACCCCAAACAACAAAAGTCCAGTTCGCACCATGCCAAATACCGCTTACGATGAATGTTGTTAGAACATTAAAATAATTCCGTTTAACCGAAACTCTGTTCCCTCCAAGTGGGATATACAGATAATCTCTGAACCAGGTTGATAAGGAGATGTGCCACCTGTGCCAGAATTCTCCTATTGAGGTCGAAAAATATGGTCGCCTGAAGTTTGTCATCAAATCAAAGCCCATCATTCTTGCTGCACCTATTGCAATATTGGTATAGCCAGCAAAATCACAATAAATCTGAAATGCGAAGAATATGGTAGCGATCAGAAGAGAAGTTCCGTTATGGGAATCTATGTTATTATAGGTTGCATTTACAAAAAGAGCTAGACGGTCTGCAATGACCACTTTCATGAAATAACCCCAAATCATTTGTCTAATCCCTGATGCAAACCGATCAGCATTAGGTTTATGAACAACATAGAACTGAGAAAGAAGATTTTTTGCCCGCTCAATAGGTCCGGCAACCAGCTGTGGAAAAAAAGAAACAAATAGCGCATAAATTCCTAAATGCCGTTCGGCTTTAAGATCACCCCTGTAAACATCAATGGTATAACCAACTGCCTGGAATGTATAAAATGATATCCCCACAGGCAACAATAAGTCCAAATTAGGTACACTCCAACGAATTCCAAAATTCTCGAGTAAACCAAAAATACTTGAGTTAATAAAGTCGAAATACTTATAGAGGAACAATATTCCAAAGTTTATTATAAGACTTACTGTTAAAAAAATTCGTTTTTGATTCAGTGATTTGGCATTCTCTAATAAAACACCGCAACCCCAGGTAATTAATGTTGAGAAGAAAATCAGAACCGCATAAATTGGCTGCCAGTTCATATAAAAATAGTAACTGGCAGCTAGCAGAAATATCCACCTGAATCTATGGCCTAA of Ignavibacteriales bacterium contains these proteins:
- the rfbH gene encoding lipopolysaccharide biosynthesis protein RfbH — its product is MDHKQLRNQILELTKKYYEVKFNDIPFLEGISRVNYAGRVFDEKELVNLVDSSLDFWLTEGRFSEEFAGKIADFLGVADVILTNSGSSANLLAFSALTSEKLGEKRLKPGDEVISVSAGFPATVTPIIQYGLIPVFVDVDIPTYNIDVEMMKKAISSKARCIFLAHTLGNPFNLDAVMKLAREHDLWVIEDNCDSFGSKYQGKFTGTFGHISTISFYPAHHITTGEGGAVCTNDEQLAKIIKSFRDWGRDCYCAGGENNTCGKRFSQSFGTLPYGYDHKYVYSEIGYNLKMTDMQAAIGAAQVDKLPEFCEKRKQNFSRYNKIFGKYPEFFILPVATPGSDPAWFSYIVSLKENLPFTRDEFTRYLNEKLIETRNLFAGNMVRQPAFIGKEYRIADHLKNSDYIMNNTFFIGTFPGNTEERLDYIDKTVSEFMQKFVK
- the rfbG gene encoding CDP-glucose 4,6-dehydratase encodes the protein MKNSFSGVYNGKKVLITGDTGFKGSWLALWLKELGAEVIGYALPPQRPEDNFVVTGLEKYISHQDGDVRDFESLLTCFEAVEPDIAFHLAAQPLVLDSYNDPKYTFETNLMGTVNFLEAVRSTKSVKTAINVTSDKCYHNSEWIWGYRENDPMGGKDPYSASKGCSELITASYISSFFSGDVACNVASARAGNVIGGGDWADNRIVPDFFRAINSGQQLLLRYPKATRPWQHVLEPLSGYLLLGSKLFVEGKKYSGGWNFGPVSAANKSVEDIVQKMIELTGKGTYQAEEGQKLHEASLLQLDISKARTYLQWSPVLDFAQTVKFTVEGYTPTGSSYECRKSQIQRYCELGRNQNISYL
- the rfbF gene encoding glucose-1-phosphate cytidylyltransferase, which gives rise to MKKVVILAGGYGTRLSEETSIKPKPMVEIGGRPILWHIMKIYSSFGFNEFIICLGYKGYVIKEYFANYFLHQSDVTFDLSNNSMEIHNNSAEPWKVTLVDTGEGTMTGGRLLRVKDYIHEEEFLLTYGDGLADIDITNLIKFHGSHNQLATVTAAQPTGRFGALHIEDNQMVSSFHEKPSGDGSWVNAGFFILRQGVFDYLSGDSTVFEKEPLQNLAKNGELRAFHHNGFWMPMDKLSDKIDLEKLWNSGKAPWKLWK
- a CDS encoding MBOAT family protein — its product is MLFNSFEFLVFFPLVVLVYFLLGHRFRWIFLLAASYYFYMNWQPIYAVLIFFSTLITWGCGVLLENAKSLNQKRIFLTVSLIINFGILFLYKYFDFINSSIFGLLENFGIRWSVPNLDLLLPVGISFYTFQAVGYTIDVYRGDLKAERHLGIYALFVSFFPQLVAGPIERAKNLLSQFYVVHKPNADRFASGIRQMIWGYFMKVVIADRLALFVNATYNNIDSHNGTSLLIATIFFAFQIYCDFAGYTNIAIGAARMMGFDLMTNFRRPYFSTSIGEFWHRWHISLSTWFRDYLYIPLGGNRVSVKRNYFNVLTTFIVSGIWHGANWTFVVWGSLHGIYNALQRALSIGSPKNNRGKFTTFFLIISNFFLVLLAWIFFRANNVGDAVNVIVKIFTEPGMPFKESITTYLYGVFGLVILIVKEIREEYYADRIKLFESERPVLSAFFSAVLVVIILSFGVFDGSQFIYFQF